The sequence below is a genomic window from Streptomyces sp. NBC_00289.
ACTCCGCGCGCGTACGCCACCGGATGATCGGCCGCGCGCACCCGGTCCCAGCGGTGCCACAGGGCCAGCAGGGCGTCCGCGGCCAGATCGTCGGCGGCGTCCGCCTCGCCGGTCAACATATGGGCCAGGCGCGAGAGTTCGGCGTAGTGGCGCTCGAAGAAGGCGTGGAACTCCACGGAGGCGGCGTCGTCGACGACCGTGCCCACGGGCGACCTCTCTTCGGGCGGCGGGGGCGTCCCGCGAGGCGGACGCCTGTGCGTGTCATGTGAATGACATGTGAGCGTCCGGGGTGGCCGGGACGCGATCGGGAAGCGTAGCAGTGATCGACCGTCCGTTTTCGTACAGGGCATCGAACGCGAAAGCGCGGCACCAGCCCGATTCCGTAACACGGAGAAAACCTGGAACCGGTTCAGCGAGGGAACAATCCAGCCAGCATCCGCGCACCGATCATTCAGGACCCGAGGAGTACCGCCATGTCCAGAACGCAGCAGGTGGCAGACCGGTCAAGTGCCGTGCCACCGGCGGCCAACAGCGTCGACCGATTCTTCAGGATCACCGAGCGGGGCTCCACCTTCGGCCGCGAGATACGCGGCGGCCTGGCCACCTTCTTCACGATGGCCTACATCCTTGTCCTGAATCCCATCATCCTCGGCAGCGCCAAGGACAAGTTCGGCCACCAGCTGGACGCCGTCCAACTGACCACCGCCACCGCCCTGGTGGCCGCGGTCATGACGATCATCATGGGCGTGGGCGGCAACCTGCCCCTCGCGCTCGCCGCCGGCCTCGGACTGAACGCCGTCGTCGCCTTCCAGATCGCCCCGCTGATGAGCTGGGACGACGCGATGGGTCTGATCGTCCTCGAAGGCCTGCTGATCTGCGTGCTCGTGGTCACCGGGCTTCGCGAGGCCGTCATGCACGCCATCCCGCAGGCCCTCAAGCAGGCGATCAGTGTCGGCATCGGCCTGTTCATCGCGTTCATCGGCTTCGTCGACGCCGGATTCGTCAGCCGCATCCCCGACATCGCGAACACCACCGTCCCGGTCCAGCTCGGCGGCACCGGCACCCTCACCGGGTGGCCGGTCCTCGTGTTCTGTCTCGGCGTGCTGCTGACGATCGGACTGCTCGCCCGCAAGGTCAAGGGCGCGATCCTGATCAGCATCGTGACCATGACGGTCCTCGCGATCGTCATCGACTCGATCGCCGACATCAAGTCCTGGGGCCTGACCACCCCGAAGCTCCCCGACGACGTCGTCGCCTCCCCCGACTTCGGGCTCCTCGGCCACTTCAGCGTCTTCGGCGCCTTCTCCGAGACCAGCGCCATCACGGTCGTCCTGCTGGTCTTCACGCTGATCCTGTCGGACTTCTTCGACACCATGGGCACGGTCGTCGGCATCAGCGCCGAGGCGGGTCTGCTGGACGACGAGGGCAAGGTCCCCCACCTCGGCCGGGTGCTGCTCATCGACGGCGCCGCCGCGGTGGCCGGCGGCGCGGCCTCGTCCTCCTCGGCCACCTCCTACATCGAGTCGGCGGCCGGCGTCGGCGAGGGCTCGCGCACCGGCTTCTCCAACCTGGTCACCGGCGGCCTGTTCGGCCTGGCGCTGTTCCTCACCCCGCTGCTGACCATCGTCCCGCTCCAGGCCGCGGCCCCGGCCCTGGTCGCCGTCGGCTTCCTGATGATGACGCAGGTCAAGCACATCGACTGGGACAGGTACGAGATCGCCATCCCGGCGTTCCTGACCATCGCCGTGATGCCGTTCACCTACTCCATCACCAACGGCATCGGTGCCGGCTTCCTCGCCTACGTGGTGATCAAGACGGTCCTCGGCAGGGCCAAGGAGATCCACTGGCTGCTGTGGGGGACCTCCGTGCTGTTCCTGGTGTACTTCGCGATCGACCCGATCGAGCAGATCCTCGGCGCGAAGTAGGCACCCGAGCAGCACGGTTCACCGCGCGACCGGCCACGGATCCCGTGGCCGGTCGCGCGGCGGGCCGTCCGTGGCCGGTCGGGCGGCGGCCTCAGTTCTTCAGCGCCGCCTGCATCATCGCCCTCGCCACCGGAGCCGCCAACCCGTTGCCGCTGACCTCCGACCGGGCCGCGTCCGACTGCTCCACCACGACCGCGACGGCGACCTCCTTGGCGTCGGTCTTCCCGTAGGACGTGAACCAGGCGTACGGGGCCTTGCTGTTGTTCTCGCCGTTCTGAGCCGTGCCGGTCTTGCCGCCCACGGTGACGCCGTCGATCAGCGCGTTCGTGCCCGTGCCCTTCTCGACGACCGTCTGCATCGCCGACTGCAACTGCTCGGCCGTCGAGGAGCTGACGATCTCCCGGGTCTCCGTGCTGTCGTCGTAGTTCTTCAGCACATCGCCGCCGCTGTCGGTGGTCTGGGAGACCATGTGCGGTGAGACCAGCTTGCCGCCGTTGGCAATGGCGGCGGACACC
It includes:
- a CDS encoding NCS2 family permease; amino-acid sequence: MSRTQQVADRSSAVPPAANSVDRFFRITERGSTFGREIRGGLATFFTMAYILVLNPIILGSAKDKFGHQLDAVQLTTATALVAAVMTIIMGVGGNLPLALAAGLGLNAVVAFQIAPLMSWDDAMGLIVLEGLLICVLVVTGLREAVMHAIPQALKQAISVGIGLFIAFIGFVDAGFVSRIPDIANTTVPVQLGGTGTLTGWPVLVFCLGVLLTIGLLARKVKGAILISIVTMTVLAIVIDSIADIKSWGLTTPKLPDDVVASPDFGLLGHFSVFGAFSETSAITVVLLVFTLILSDFFDTMGTVVGISAEAGLLDDEGKVPHLGRVLLIDGAAAVAGGAASSSSATSYIESAAGVGEGSRTGFSNLVTGGLFGLALFLTPLLTIVPLQAAAPALVAVGFLMMTQVKHIDWDRYEIAIPAFLTIAVMPFTYSITNGIGAGFLAYVVIKTVLGRAKEIHWLLWGTSVLFLVYFAIDPIEQILGAK